From Punica granatum isolate Tunisia-2019 chromosome 1, ASM765513v2, whole genome shotgun sequence:
ACACCGGGCCCTCCACCGTGACTAGGTCATCGATGGCCTTTGAGGTCGTCGGTGAACTCATCAAGTGCCCTAACCACCGCCGACGCTCGCCCCCTACTTCGATCTTAccatctccctctctctaATTTCAAAGAAAGGTTCGTGATTTCGAACATAAATAAAGTGGCACTGTTCTGTAATTAGAAATGCATAAGTATACTACTACATATATTGTAAAATTACCTGATTAACTGAGGGGCATTTGGTTCGGTATAATCTAGGGGAATCCAAAATTCCCCTTAGATTACACCTGAGTTTCTTGTATTTGGTAGGAAACTCGGGTTGAGATTCCCGGGCCTTATTAGATTGCACCATATAATGCAATATGAAAATAACAAACATCAACCGACGTGGGTTGATTAAAGCGATTCGTCATTTGTACATGGTCTGAGTTCGAGTTCTTGTGAGTGCAAAAAATCCAcgttgggagagttttaccccttagtgggccgacccgaCTCAACTTGATTAGCTAGGTGTCTAATTGGATTTCCGGATATCAAGGTTCATATCGAAAATACCAACATCAAATTTGGTATTTTGAGATTACactgttatatatatacatatattatattatatattcatattaaatattatatttatatttagataaatattaatataaacatataacaaATACtcagatataaatatatttaaaatactaaataatattaaaaataaacttttgGCATAATAACCATACAAATAGGGGGaatatttgtgaaattattttactttcccagcgatttatttaatatattaaacttAGCAATATTACATTACCATACTATAATAACTTACCAAATACAGTAATATCATATTCATTTAATCTGATATTCTCGGGCTTATTTTTCctacaatataatattttttgtattcTAACAATTCGAGAACCAAATGGGCCCTGAgtgattttttataattattttttttattaatgattaATTGAGTGAAGAAGTTAAAGAAAATAGTTCTCCATTACTTTTATCACTAGGCTTTTTTCAATGTGCGTAACCTCGTATTTGGAAGCCCAATAGGTCTCAATTTATCCATTTTCAAGTTAAGTCGACTCCCTATGAGATAAAACTCTATCAATTAaggattttatatatttacaagaCACGAACTCGATACTCTGTTTAAGAAGAACATATGCTAGGTTACCTGAACTAATCGAAGTTAggtggtgtttgataaattaagtgattaaaaatttaaaacttaattagttaagggaaaaaatatataggaaaAAAGTATGAATGAATAAGGATGAGAAAATTTTTGTGAGAGATAAAGAGTatcaataaatgaaaaatgacttgttttattaagtcaattttttacttaatgaattaagtatttttttacttaatgattaagtaatttatacttttatctctcatttttttctctttcttacatttatttttttcttataattaacttgtaattaatttttaagtacttaattaattaagttgcAAACACACCCTTAATATCATACATTTTTCACTTGATATATATCAAGCcattttattacatttttacTGAATAAATTGAGTCgaattaagtgctgaaaaatctaattttaacgCTTGATTGGAATTATCAAGCAGCATCACCTAAGACTTGTGATATGCTTGATCCACAGTCCAAATCGTGGTatgaaggattttttttttacccaaGACAAGACTGAaacccacttttttttttttaaagtactACCTTCTCCTCTTTCGTTTATCAATTCTGAGAGTAGGATTTGACCGCAATGTATgtcaaagaaagaaagatgagTTAGCTCACAAGACACCCAAAGGAAAAAGGATGGGCTTTGAGTTGGTCAAATAGTGAGAACCACCATGAAATATGGGGATTCAAATCCATCACTGTGATAGTGGATAATCCATCAGACGAACAGTGAGTGCAGAGTTAAAAAACAGAGCATTAACAGAACAGAAACAGAGCATTTGAGCAGACCAGACCAGAGCAGAGggtaaaaacaaaaacaagaacacCAAACTTATTCAGTCCCGCCCTGTATCGCGTGGGGCTCAAATAAACACAATCAATTATATAGTATACATGGTCGACTATATCGTAAAATCCTTAACTACAATTTATTATGCTATATTTTATAGTCGACTGTGTTTATTTTATGACGGAACTGAACCCAATAAATTTTCCCACCAAGACGGGAGAATTGCCCCGAGACAGCATTCTTCCACTTCAACTTCAATTGGTACTGTACCACTAATACTACTAAAAAAGGGGAATCACATCATCAGTCTCCCCCTGCTCTGCTCTCCCGTTTCCCAGCACTAACTTTTACTTTACTTCAGAGTTcagccctctctctctctctctgcattTCTAATCAATACTATTACTTCACTTGCTGCCCTGCACGCAACCTTCCTTTCAATCTCAACATGAACTTgcaaatctctctctcttaacGCAAGCTCGGTTTTCTTCTGTGCATTTGTCCCCCCCGCATTCACGCCACATCTTCAACCCTTGTCCCACTTTGGGAACAGCGGAAGAAAAAGTCTTCTCACAGTTCACGAGTATTTTTACGTTACAAAATACTTTCAATtagtttaatttatttctGTATTATGATTTTGCCAATTACGTCACGCCGTTCATTATGTTAGCGATATATCCTAAAACTTAATTTATGTATTTAGATAATTCTTTTTATGAcaataaagtttattttattattcgtatattatctatgtttattataataaagtccttaagatattttgaatgcttcattTTTAAGAggtaagaatatgagtgacgaagtaattcaataaaaatatctttaaactgttcacgattataggagacttaactggacattatttctccagatATATCGTCACCTCTGTCtgtttccatgattagtatacagatactaatgaagatggagtagtgagtcttATGCTAGCtgataactgttatcatgacatatatgtggatacttatatgataCGTAGTCAAACGTGACGTGTAGATACTATTCATActgtaatttactaatgtcaattAATGTTATATAGATCGTATTAATGCATATAGTCATTAGACTTGAGATCGgacacctaactccaagtataactaactatgaccactatctgccgaatactaatgctaagcacaaatatattagcattagcaaatcctaatcacatatacttgagatagcgtTTCATCTCAGGTTTAAGAATTATATATCAAAGCTTTCGGTGTACATCTTGATATTACAAAGCTTAATAGATTTATTCACATAATTCAAACCTGAAATCAAGTCTTGCAATGGATCcatggaggaaaaaaaatagatttaaTAGAGTTTGACTAATCTAATTCGACTCGAATAGACGCACTAAAAGGTAGAATTCTCTGCATCATCAACTTTTCTTTCCACTCAAGCTCGAAACTCTCCTTTTAAGATAATTATAATGcaatgtttggttttagagttttttttttaactctactccacttaactatacttatcttcaattcaacaatacaattattaattttcccttttatttcaatgttttaaccattcaactattgattatttttttcataatttaacaacacaattattattatttttttcaatttttttaattattcaattcaatttttaatactaaattctatcgactatttattactttttttttttcataattcaacaatataattattattttctctaaactattcattattttttcatactttttctcataattcaacaatacaattattataaccaattaataacctatatatatatatatatataaagttaaaatagaataaaattaaaCTCAACATAACTCAATTCTAATTTTAATCGAGCCATAAACGGCTCGAACCACTCACGCTCGTAGAATAACTTTGTATATATGAACTCCCGAATGTGGCGGCAGAAAATATTGTCTTGTTCACAACCAGAAGCTAGAGGGAGGGGCTCATCACGCTAACGTAATATGGTCGTTAATCAAAAACTGCAACTGCACTTACACACTGCCAGTCTGCCACTGCCACTGCCGCTGAAGAGTCTCTCCCACATGGCAAGAATAAGATTCAGTGGGCCCCCATGAAGCATGTCATACTTTCACTTCAGTTCTCACCTCATTTAgtacttctctctctcttcatctcatctcatctcatctctCGCGTACCCCTTCGCCATTGCCTCCACTCAACTcaaccctccctccctcccctaCGTACCTAGCTAGGCATTATTAGCAGCACCAAAACTATTAATTTCCATGCACCCCCCCCCCAACcacatgaaaaatatattaatcgTGAAGGTTGCAGAAGGAATAAGGATGAATATACTCATTGGTTTCTTTTCATGACATACGTACGATACGATTGAACGGGcgttaaatattattattattattattatagctTACGTAAATTACAGTAAAGTTGATCTTTTACATAATACGTATATATATCTCTCTCATAGTAATCAATCACACCACAGGTAAAAGCGAAAAGATAAAATAGCTTTTGCTTTCACCTAAGCTCATACCTTCTCCTGCTATGgatggaaagaaagaaaagagaaaaaaggaagaaagagaagaatcTGTTCTTCCTCTCTGCGGCATTGCATTgcattattttgatttgaagttGGTTTCAGAGGAAGAGAGTAAATACTGGGCGTGGAGGACTGACTTAGGTTAACTTAACTTAAAGCTAATCTCATCTTCTTCCCATCCTATCCCATCCCATCCCATCCCATTCCATTCACATAAATTGCCATTAGGGTACTTCAAAGATTTGCCTACTCCAAGACTCaatcccctctctctctctctctctctctctctctgtgtctctcTCTGAAAGTTTCTCTATTATATAAACGCATGAGCCGGGCTCTCCAAAACTCGAACTTCATCATCTCTCTCCATTCCATGCAGCAGAGAAGAGAGCTTGAGAAGTGATTATGAGGAAGGGGGTGAGCAGGTCTTGTTGGAGAAGCAGGGCACGTGCAAGTTATCAGCTCTCGACCTGTCCGGTCACCCTCGATCGGCTCTGCACGTGCTCCCCTTCTCCAACACGGGTTCCTCACCTTGTCTATCGATATCGGTCTCCATGACGATAACGATCGACGTCCGTATTTGAAGCCTGACCTTCATATATCCAGTTTTTGGTTTAataacatattattattattactattattattaatttatatgtgcaGGGTGTGGCCAGCCTCTGCATGGTTGGGGTTGACTTTTGTAGCAAGTAACAATGAAATATTCATGCGTCGTACAGAGGAACTAGGCGCATAAATTGGccaatatgtatatataatgcataCGTAGTTTTTTTTCATATGAACATTGATATAACATTATGGCTGACCCTTATAATCAGGGCATATAgtgttgaaattaaaaatatacatatataatgtaattatGTAGCTAAGTGAAAGGCCACGTATAAGTTAATATCTGAAACTGTGGGGTGTCGTTTGGAAAAATGGACTTGAATTTAAGTCGATGGAAAATGCAGCTGTTATTTACGATATCTTTTTGTCCAGCGAGATACGGCGGTGGACTTATCGTGGTCGCTGTCACCGAAGGAAAACATCATAGAAAATGGAACCGAAACGCTACGCAGGCATGTTGGCAGGAGACGCAAGACCCGCTCAGCTCTTAAGTTTATCCTGAAAAGAGGCAAGAAGGATATATCATTCAAATTCCACGAACGGCATGCACGATATTTGTTGATTACATTTAGATTTGCTTGACTTACCGGGTCTTGCAACCCAGACGTAACATATGTGCTCATGATCATCAGTTCATTATTTGAGAATGTGCTACTGTCGGtaatatatctatacatatcaAAGTTCGTCTATTTCTTCTACTTACTGCTGTTGTAAGACTATAACTAAACGTGCAGTGACCAACACCTATTATAATGAGGTGTTTAGCATGGATAAATAAACCGCACAAAGTATCATATCATAGTTTTCCACcgatatatacatgcataaaGCTGATCATCAGTTCTCCTGTATTTTCAAGAAATACTTCACAGGCTGGACGAACGTGGGGTTTTAATGAAATCACTAATCTCACAATAAACGGCTCACTATTCTCACTAATTCAAAGTAAACGAATAATattcaataaatatatttttcgaaGGGACAGTGCCAAAAGAGAAGGAACAGCGAAGAGGTATGATGATCTGATCTGAGCAGCAAGCAGCAAGCAGCAAGCAGCAGCAGAGGGTTTGGCAGTTTTGTACTCTTTTCTAATGGGCACTTTGCCTAAGAAACCGGGGGAGACGTCTTCACAGTTCACTCTTCACACTACCCACAgacaactctctctctctctctaaaaaaaaaaaaaccttctCTCTCCGTCTATGTTGTCTGACATATAACGTTGGAAATTGAAATTCTGGGAAGGGGGCAAAGTAAAAGAAGAACAGTCCCAAAGGGTGGAACCTTCAgttgcaagcaaagcaaagcaaagcaaTGCTCCCATAGGGAAATGAGCGGACAGTCCCCGTACGTgtttttaaagaaatttgtatatcatttttacattgttataaaattactgctattcatttttctaaatcgaaaagtttatatatatttattgtcacCTCGCCCCCCTTAGAGCTAAATCTTGTCCCTGCTCCcatgtaataaataataacaacaGTGCAAACATTATTGTATGCTATCTTTCACACGCAAACACTTAATTAGTGCCATAATTTTCCTATTCCAAATACTTTTACTACCGCGACAATTTGTCAAGGTGACAAAACGTACAAAAAGAGGTTGTGTCATATAATATGTCATAATTAATCATATTTACTTAGCCTGTAGATAGCATACATTATGGCCTCCTTGAAAGTACTATACTTTACCCGCTTTTTCTTCAACATTTCTAGTTGACGTACAATATCGTCTTGATGGCGTTACAGTCTCTTTGAAAGTATTACAAAGTTCACCTTCTTTTTGTACCTTTGTCACCATGACAAATTGTCACATACGGTAGAATTCCCCTGAATTAAGACATTGATTCATATTCATCTTTCTAGATAATATTTCCtgattaattatgtaaatctAAGTGGATACATAGAGAACAAATTAGAGAAGTGTAAGGCCAATATATAATTGGTATAATTTAATCAGTTACCTGCTACATCCGAGTTCTCAACCAGGCAGTGATTGATACAACAGCAAATCGGACCATGGGTTCAAACTTCCCGTCACACATCTGTCTCCATAAtgcattactttttttttttttttgtatatattgATATCTTAAAACCCCAATGACTTCCTACTAATCAAGTTCGAATCGGATCGGCCCACTAAGAAGTAAAGTTTTTTCGATTAAGTATTTTTTTCATCTGCAAAATTCAAATCCAAGACCTTACTTAAATGAAACAATTGCCTAACTGTTTGAACGTTGGCCCATAATGCATTAACTAATACTCTTAAAGCCACTCCCAGAGGTGATCGAGTTGCCAAACCCTGTCTGAACCCCTCTTTTGCCCTTAAGGTACCCGAGCAAATATACCAAGTCAACGAGGATGAGGTGTTCATAAACCTACGAAGGATCATCCTCGATCGACGCCTCTATGTATCCCCTTTCGTACTAGAAATCAACGCAGAGGAACTTAATAGGCTTTTAACGATGTTCTTAGCCCAAGGATATCGATGACATCCTGGCGCTGCTCCCCATCCCGAAAAGATTTAAGCTCTTCAATAGCTTTTTGATCTCGAACTTATTGATCACACGCTCCGAACCAATGAGACAAACGCACTTCGACTTGATTGATAGAGGTATACTAGAGCAGAGGCAAGTAGAACAGTTGCTCAAGGCAAATGTCGAATGGATTAAAAGAAATCCTCAAGTCTCAGATAGGAGGGATTGGACTTGGTTGAAGCTAAATATGATCTTCACCAATGCATAGACCACATCTGAAGTAAATCTGTGCAAGTAAAGAGCGAAGCGAGTATTTTACATGATAGATGGAGGCCTTATGCTAAGACTATAACTATAGAATGGAATGGATGCAAATGGCGCAAAACATAGCACAGGCCACGAGTTTTTGCCTGCAAAGGTGTAAGGGCTCAGGAGGACTGAGCCTAGTTAGTTGACTTTGTTGAGCCAGATGTGTCATTGAGTTCATGGAATGGGATCTGGTGATTCGCAGATAGGGGACCACTTGTGATGGACAGCCCATGGGGTGGTCCACCGTGTCGCGACAAGGCCGTGAAGTGAGATAAAGACCGGCCTCTGTGGCTCTCACTGAACAAAATTAGAAGCAGCAGCTCAAGCAAACATAGTCGACAAAGGGTCCTCTATGTGAAATCAATACTTTGCACTCATGCCTGTATTGTTTTTCCATCTCCCAGAGTTCCACAGCTACAATAAATCTCTATTGAAATTGTTTACTCAAAAATATGAATGCCCCTTTCAAAAACTAGAGATGTCAAAACAAACTGTCATCTGTACGTACTTTATTGCCCATAAAGAGTTCGGGAACAACGAGGCTGCCGCTTCATTTTAATCCTTATGTGAGAACCTCTCCATTGGAAGGTACTTCGAGTACCCGTTGTCCTTTGCTCCAGCCTTACGGTCGTAATACTCGACCGCTGCTGCCCCAGCTAGTGCTGCCAGTGTAAGAGCCTGCGCATGCAACCTAAACTCGGATGGCATAGAAAGTAAAAGGAGTTAGGCAAGGGGGGAAGCCTACTTTCAAGGAGTagaaaaaacaaatattaagGCAATCACAGAACTGCATCATCGATGAACTATGACGCGTGAGAACTTCAAACATATGATTGATCATTGAACAGACCAGAAGTCACAATCGTTAACATTTAACAACATGATTAGTAAATAGATGACTGCAGATAAAAATACAACTTTATGTACAGGATGTCTGTTATGACTCCTTCGTGAAGAATATCTATGTACACAATCGTACAAGGCAATGCAAGTAGCGCAACAGCCATATAATCAGATTAAGAATCAACGCACTACCATCACAGATTGATGATTTATAACACAATGCATGATATCCACTTGAGGCGATGCTGAGGCACAAGTCTAAACCTGACCGATGAAATCAGCATTCCTGTCAGCTATCGACCGGTACATCAATACGTACACTCATGATTCCATCAATAGCCAACCCCTAGCCTAATACTAAAGATGATCGTGTTGAAATACAAAAATATGATCTTTATGGTGACATCCTACAATAATATGCAAACAAACATGAGGGCAAAAGCATATGCATAAATTGTAATCTGACAGCCCACTTCCAACATAACAAGATGACATGAGCTCCCCGGAGGGGTAGGGGAAGGACATTAAAAGGCCGATCaaaaattggatttttttttgccagTATCTCTGGAATCGAAAGCCCAGAAGTTTGTTTCTGAAaagccaatttttttttcctacatCAATCCCAAAGCCGGTGGATTATGTTCTGACTCAAAGTCGATGTGATTTGACCATTCTGGACTCAATgcgaaatgaaattgaaatgatCTAACATCAGCCCCAAATCCACACAAATTACAGCATCTATTTATGCAGCAAGGCGATCGGGAAAACCCTAATAAATACCTATAACATCTACAGCTGTGTTTGTtagcaaaaacaaaatttgTTAGCTAGAAGAACAGAAATTATGAATGTAATTCATAAGATTCTCTCTGTTCTTAGAAAACTAATGGAATCCTATTAATACCGCGTCACCCGCACGAATAAGAGTCAGCCCAACATGATTGCAAACAACAAATTCGCAgcattgattgattgatcCGATCGGAGAAAAGTACCTAGCGTGAATGATCTTGACGCTGGTCTTCATGGCGGGCTGTGACCAGTTGTAAGCGATGGAACCCGCAATACCGCTAAGCCATAGACACCCTTTTCATCAAACATCAACCCCAACAAAACGAAAACCCAGAAATCAAGAACATGCCCAGAAAGATGAAAGCTTGAAAACCAAATGACGGCAAGAAATCATATGGTCGGCGGGGATCTATAATTACCGACGGTTCTGAGCTTGTGCTCGACGATCCATTCACGGACAGATTCGATGTTGGACTTAGATTCAGCCATTGCAGAGACAGGGGGCTGTGAAACAGAGGACAAGGGTCGGCAGGGAATCAAATAGAGGGGGTTGGTTTTTGAAGATGAAGGGTCTGCCTTTTGCCGTATTtgaaaggaggaagaagaggcgGATACGAAGTCTGATTTGTCAACCTCGGAAAAACAATGGGCGCTTCGCCTAGATTagacaaaaatttaaagagcTGTTTGAATTGTTAAcctgattttagaattatgactttgattttaactcaatacattacataataataataatacacgttttccaagtcaaaattatgattttaaatcaaaattaaaatcaaaattaaaattataattctaaaatcacactaacaatTCAAACGCAATATAAAAACactctatttttatttttaataattataataatgagCAAAGgcaaataataaatgaggTGCTTTTTGCCTGCCAGCTTGGCGGAACTGAGGGATGACACGTGGCAAATTGAGGGGTGAGAATCTTTGCCGCCGCCTCTGCTGAATCCACGCCACCAACCCGAATCACTTGGGAGAAAATATCGggagataaaataattttttcctttattagataaaaaaagggaatttactaaaaacaaaaatgatttTACAATATTCGTTCTGGCGAGATGCATGTTGTTGGCAGGGTGATTACTACGATTGTAATCTTATTGTAGAATGAGAATTAATTTCATGTGTTTTAAATGTAAAGTTTGTGCTAATTAC
This genomic window contains:
- the LOC116193124 gene encoding uncharacterized protein LOC116193124 is translated as MAESKSNIESVREWIVEHKLRTVGCLWLSGIAGSIAYNWSQPAMKTSVKIIHARLHAQALTLAALAGAAAVEYYDRKAGAKDNGYSKYLPMERFSHKD